Part of the Phycisphaerae bacterium genome, CTGCTGGAGTGGTGCGATCCGAACAAGCCGCTGTTGCGCATGCTCGCGGCCGAGTCGCCGGGGACGTACAACCACAGCCTGTTGGTGGGGACACTGGCGGACGCGGCGGCGGAGGCGATTGGGGCCGACGGCTTGCTGGCCCGCACCGGGGCGTATTACCATGACATCGGCAAGGTGAACAAGCCGGAATATTTTGTTGAGAACCAGGCGATGGGGGTCGGCAACCGGCACGAGCGGCTCTCGCCGGCGATGAGCCACCTGATCATCATCGGACACGTGAAAGACGGCATCGAGATGGCGCGCGAGTATGGACTGCCGGCCAGCCTGCACAGCTTCATCCCCGAGCACCACGGGACGTGCGTCGTCGAGTACTTCTATCACGCCGCGAGCAGGGCGCGCAAGCCGGGGGACCCGGAGATCTCCGATGAGCAGTTCCGGTATCCGGGGCCAAAGCCGCAGTCGCGCGAGACGGCGATCGTCATGCTGTGCGACGGCGTCGAGGGCGCGGTGCGGGCCATGACCGAGCCGACGCCGAACCGGATCGAGGACACGGTCGCGAAGATCATCGAGAAGCGCATGATGGACGGCCAGTTCGACGACTGCGATCTGACGTTCCGCGAACTGGAGACGATCCGCAACAGCCTGGTGAAGAGCCTGAGCAGCATCTATCACGGCCGCATCGCGTATCCGAGCACCGAGCAGAGTCCGGAGCCGCGCAGTGCCTCGTAAACGTCCGACGCGTCGGAGTTCCACCCTGTCGGCCGCGCGCGGCACAGGCCCCGCGGCGCGCGGCGTGGGCATCGAAGTGGTCTGGCGACCGCGGCGGGCGTGGGGCGCCGGGCCGCTGCTGCGGCGCGTCGCGCACTATGCCGTCACGGCGGAGGGGTTTCGTTCCGGGCAATTGACCATCGTCGTGGTCGGGTCACGGACGATGGCCGCGCTGCACCGGCGCTTCGCCGGCGCGGGCGGGACGACGGACGTGCTGACGTTTGACTATGGCGCGGAGGCGGGGCCGGGGCGCCTGGACGCCGAGGTGTATGTTTGTGCGGATGTCGCGCAGCAGCGCGCGGCCCGGCGTGGGGGCACGCTCGCGGCGGCGCGGGCAGAGCTGGCGCTGTACGTTGTGCACGGCATTTTGCACCTGGCCGGCTACGACGATCACACGGCGCGCGATTTCGAGCGCATGCACGCGCGCGAGGATCAGTTGCTCGAACGGCTGGGGCTGGGCCCCGTGTTCGGGCTGCTTCGCTGACGGTCGCCGTCACTTTCCCGGGGCCGTGGTCGGCGCTGCGTCCGGGGGCGGTTGTTCCAGCGCTTCCTGGTATTCCTGCAGGGCATTATCGACGCCCTTGCGCATCTCGCGCCAGGCTTCGTCGCTGGCGCCCTTCAGCCGCTCGAGTGTTTGCCGCGCGGCTTCGGCGCGGGCGGTCCACTCGTCGAGCTGCTTCTGCAGCGCCGGGCGGACGTCTTCGGCGGCGGACTCGAGCCTCTTGCGCAGCTCGTTGACGCGCTCGTTCATGCGCTCCGACTCGCGCTCGACCTCGCGCTGATACAGCTCGCGCGCCTGGCGGAGCAGCGCCTTCGCCGCCGCGGCCCCCTCGCTCGCCCGGCGTTCCGCTTCCGCGCCCAGCCGCTTAAGTTCCTCCAGCGTCGTGCGCTCTTCGGCGACGATGGGCGCCGTCGCGGGCTGCGACGTGCTGCCCGCGGGCGGTCCGCCAGGCGGTGCCGAACGCTCACACGCCACGGCGACCAGCAGCCCCAATCCCAGCGTGCCCAAGCTTGCGCTGCGTGTCATCGGTCTGCCCTTTCATCCACCATGTTCACTGGTCCCGGCTTCACGCCCCGATACAACGCCACACCGCCGAAGTTCATCCGCTGCACGGCGACGGTTTGGAAACCCACGTCCGCGATGCGCCCGGCCATGACGCGCGTGTTCGCGAACGTGCGGATCGAACGCGGCAGGTAGCGATACGCACCCGTGCGGTCGCGACTGATGATCGCCGCCAGCGCCGGTACCACGCGGTCACAGTATAGCTGATACGCCCAGCACAGCAGGGCGTTCTCGGGCATCGCGAATTCCAGGATCAGCACGCGTGCCCCGGGCCGGGCGACGCGGTGCATTTCGCGCAGCCCTTCCGCCAGATCGCCAAAGTTGCGCACGCCGAAAGCGCAGGTGATGACGTCCACGGACGCGTCCGCCAGCGGCAGGCGCACGGCATCGGCGCGGATAAGGCGGATGGGGACGGGCGTGCCGTCGAAGTGCGCGGCCGCCAGCATGCCGGCGGAGAAATCGACGCCGAGCAGCAGGCGTGGCCGCGGCGTGTGGACGGCGAACGCGCGCAGCATGTCGCCGGTGCCGCAGCAGATATCGAGGACGACGTCGGTAGGCCGCACATCGGCGGCGGCCACGGTGCGCCGGCGCCAGGCGGTGTCGCGCCCGAACGTGGCAACCGTGTTGACACGCTCGTATGTCGGCGCGATGGCATCGAACATGGCCTCGACGCGCACGGCCTTGTCGGGCTGAGCATGCGGATCGCGCAGGGCGTCGGAATCCCAGGCTGGGCGGGTCGAAGCTGGCAGCATGGGCGGCATGATCGCAGGTTCCGCCGCAGCGGGCCAGCGGATGGCGTTGACCGGCTTTGGCTGGCGGACCAGAATGCGAAGGTGCCAGGTCACCTTGTGGAGGACGCGGCTCAATGGCCATGTCGAAGCTGCTTTGGAAGCCGACGGCGGAACGGATCCGGGCGACGCAGATGCATGAGTTCATGACGCGTGTGGCAGCGCGGCACGGGATCGCGCCCGAGTGGGAGGCCCTGCGACGCTGGTCGATCGACAAACCGGAGGCGTTCTGGCCGGAGTTGCTCGGATTCGTTGGGATCGAGCCCTCTGCGCCGGCGACGAGCGTGATGAGCGGGAGCGGGATGCTGGGCACGAAGTGGTTTACCGGGATGAAGCTGAATTACGCGCGGCATCTGCTGCGTTTCGACGACGATCGCGTGGCCCTGTTCCACGAAAACGAGCTCGGGCAGCGCGGGCGCATGACACGGCGCGAGCTGCGCGCGGAGGTAGCGCGCTGCGCCGCGGCCCTGCGCGCCGCGGGCGTAACGGCGGGGCAGCGCGTCGGCGGGTTCATGCCGAACATCCCGGAGACGATTATCGCCATGCTCGCCGCCGCGAGCCTGGGCGCGATCTGGTCGTCGTGCTCGCCGGATTTCGGCGTGCGCGGTGTGCTGGACCGCTTCGGGCAGATCGAGCCGAGCGTGCTGATCGCGACTGACGGGTACACGTACAACGGCAAACGCTTCGAAACGCTGGGGCGCGTGGCGGAAATGCTGCCGCAGTTGCCGTCCGTGCAGCGCGTGGTAATCGTGCCGTTTCTCGACGCCGAGCCGAACGTGGCGCGCGTGCCAAAAGCGGTGCTGTGGCGCGGGTTCCTGGGGCCGGTGGATCAGCCGGCGCCGCCGCTGACCTTCACCGAGGTGCCCTTCGATCACCCGCTATTCATCATGTACTCGTCCGGGACGACCGGCGTGCCGAAGTGCATCGTCCACGGCCACGGCGGCACGCTGCTCCAGCACATGAAGGAGCTGATGCTGCACACGGACCTGCGGGCCGGCGAGCGGATTTTCTACTTTACGACGTGCGGCTGGATGATGTGGAACTGGCTCGTCAGCGGGCTGGGCGCTGGGGCGGCGCTCGTGCTGTTCGAGGGCAACCCGGGCTACCCAACGATGGACCGGCTGTGGCAGATGGCCGAGGAAACGCAACTGCACGTGTTTGGCACGAGCGCGAAGTACATCGCGTCCTGCCAGAAGGCGGGGCTGCATCCGGGCCGCGAGCACGACCTGAGCGCGCTGCGGTGCATTTGCTCGACCGGTTCGCCGCTGAGCGTCGAGCTG contains:
- the ybeY gene encoding rRNA maturation RNase YbeY, with protein sequence MPRKRPTRRSSTLSAARGTGPAARGVGIEVVWRPRRAWGAGPLLRRVAHYAVTAEGFRSGQLTIVVVGSRTMAALHRRFAGAGGTTDVLTFDYGAEAGPGRLDAEVYVCADVAQQRAARRGGTLAAARAELALYVVHGILHLAGYDDHTARDFERMHAREDQLLERLGLGPVFGLLR
- a CDS encoding ubiquinone/menaquinone biosynthesis methyltransferase, whose product is MPPMLPASTRPAWDSDALRDPHAQPDKAVRVEAMFDAIAPTYERVNTVATFGRDTAWRRRTVAAADVRPTDVVLDICCGTGDMLRAFAVHTPRPRLLLGVDFSAGMLAAAHFDGTPVPIRLIRADAVRLPLADASVDVITCAFGVRNFGDLAEGLREMHRVARPGARVLILEFAMPENALLCWAYQLYCDRVVPALAAIISRDRTGAYRYLPRSIRTFANTRVMAGRIADVGFQTVAVQRMNFGGVALYRGVKPGPVNMVDERADR
- a CDS encoding acetoacetate--CoA ligase yields the protein MSKLLWKPTAERIRATQMHEFMTRVAARHGIAPEWEALRRWSIDKPEAFWPELLGFVGIEPSAPATSVMSGSGMLGTKWFTGMKLNYARHLLRFDDDRVALFHENELGQRGRMTRRELRAEVARCAAALRAAGVTAGQRVGGFMPNIPETIIAMLAAASLGAIWSSCSPDFGVRGVLDRFGQIEPSVLIATDGYTYNGKRFETLGRVAEMLPQLPSVQRVVIVPFLDAEPNVARVPKAVLWRGFLGPVDQPAPPLTFTEVPFDHPLFIMYSSGTTGVPKCIVHGHGGTLLQHMKELMLHTDLRAGERIFYFTTCGWMMWNWLVSGLGAGAALVLFEGNPGYPTMDRLWQMAEETQLHVFGTSAKYIASCQKAGLHPGREHDLSALRCICSTGSPLSVELFEWVYDEVKRDLQLASISGGTDIISCFMLGNPILPVYAGEIQCRGLGMDVQAWSNDGRPVTGQKAELVCCRPFPCQPVSFWNDPDGAKYRGAYFEHFTKPPVWRHGDFVEITDTGGVIVYGRSDATLNPGGVRIGTAEIYRVVENFPEIADSVVVGRDTADDDVEIVLFLVLKAGVQLDEALEKRLRAAIAEGATKRHVPKHIRQVSAIPYTISGKKVEMAVRRMIHGQDVPNRDALANPDALEQYRGIL